One Niallia circulans DNA segment encodes these proteins:
- a CDS encoding DUF871 domain-containing protein — MKRLGVSIYPEKSVMDEDKQYLKMAKQYGFERVFTCLLSAAKSKAELIREFTEIITFAKALNMEVILDVSPAVFDKLNISYDDLRFFHELGADGIRLDLGFDGLKEAKMTNNPYGLKIELNMSNDVDYLSNILTHQGNKDYIIGCHNFYPQKYTGLPYDFFINCSKRFKKYGIRTAAFVTSDEGQIGPWDINDGLCTLEQHRNLPITIQAKHLWATGLIDDIIIGNAYASEDDLRRLGELNRDILEIEIELEPDASELEVNVAVNETHIRRGDITEYMIRSVDVRKKYVAQSFAEKRSVSQTTGDIFIGNNQFGKYKGELQVVLKDMPEDNRKNKIGKVVANEYFLLEYIKPWSAFKFVNKK, encoded by the coding sequence ATGAAGCGTTTAGGTGTCTCCATCTATCCAGAAAAGTCAGTAATGGATGAGGATAAGCAATATTTGAAAATGGCAAAACAATATGGCTTTGAGCGAGTGTTTACCTGCTTACTTTCAGCAGCAAAGTCGAAAGCGGAATTAATACGAGAATTCACTGAGATTATTACTTTTGCAAAGGCACTAAATATGGAAGTTATTTTAGATGTTTCTCCTGCAGTCTTTGACAAATTAAATATAAGTTATGACGATCTTCGTTTTTTTCATGAGCTAGGTGCTGATGGAATCAGACTTGATTTAGGCTTTGACGGATTAAAAGAAGCGAAGATGACAAATAATCCTTACGGTTTAAAAATAGAGTTGAATATGAGTAATGATGTTGATTATCTGTCCAATATTCTAACACATCAAGGAAATAAAGATTATATTATAGGGTGTCACAATTTTTATCCGCAAAAATATACAGGTTTGCCTTATGACTTCTTTATTAATTGCTCCAAACGCTTTAAAAAATATGGCATTAGAACTGCCGCCTTTGTAACATCTGATGAAGGACAAATTGGCCCGTGGGATATAAATGACGGCTTATGTACTTTAGAGCAGCATCGTAATTTACCAATAACCATCCAAGCCAAGCATTTGTGGGCAACAGGGCTTATTGATGACATCATCATCGGTAATGCATACGCAAGTGAGGATGATCTTCGTAGGCTTGGGGAGCTTAATCGCGATATTTTAGAAATAGAAATAGAATTGGAGCCTGATGCTAGCGAATTGGAAGTGAATGTAGCCGTAAACGAAACACATATACGCCGCGGTGATATTACAGAATATATGATTCGTTCAGTAGATGTTCGCAAAAAATACGTTGCTCAATCTTTTGCGGAAAAACGTTCAGTGTCGCAAACAACTGGCGATATTTTTATTGGCAATAATCAGTTTGGAAAATATAAAGGCGAATTGCAAGTTGTGTTAAAGGATATGCCTGAAGACAATCGAAAAAACAAAATCGGAAAAGTTGTTGCTAATGAGTATTTTTTATTAGAGTATATTAAGCCATGGAGCGCTTTTAAGTTCGTAAATAAAAAATGA
- a CDS encoding PTS sugar transporter subunit IIC, which translates to MNKVMQFLETKVMPTAQKIGSQHHLLAIRNGILSTLPLTIIGSFFVILLNFPIAGYDEFIADFRPVLDIPFRFTVGAMALYASFGVAYALAGHYKLDQLSTALLSVLAFLITSIVPVQVTEPVAGVIEAGRWLNISSLSAQSLFGAIVTSLLTVEIFRFFIKRDIRIKLPDSVPPMVANSFTALIPTLCVIVLFWLIRHVLHFDINSVITLLISPLKDFLVGNSLFGGLLTIFLVVFFWALGIHGPAIMGPIIRPMWDASILENMEVFASTGDAYNLPTLFTEQFIQWFVWIGGAGSTLALVVLFMFSKATFLKELGKLSFLPGLFNINEPIIFGAPIVMNPILIIPFILAPIVNGIVSYLFFQFHLIPMIMAKLPFTVPAPIAAIISTDWTIMAGVLVILNFCISLAIYFPFFKMFEKQHLEQEKEQSQSKTA; encoded by the coding sequence ATGAACAAGGTAATGCAGTTTTTAGAAACAAAAGTAATGCCCACCGCTCAAAAAATTGGTTCACAGCATCATCTTTTAGCAATCCGAAATGGCATATTATCGACGCTGCCGTTAACGATCATCGGTTCCTTTTTTGTCATTTTATTGAATTTTCCAATTGCAGGTTATGATGAATTTATCGCTGACTTTAGGCCGGTCTTAGATATTCCCTTTCGCTTCACTGTAGGAGCAATGGCTTTATATGCTTCCTTTGGAGTAGCATATGCTTTAGCTGGCCATTATAAGCTTGATCAATTAAGTACTGCTTTACTTTCAGTCTTGGCTTTTCTGATTACTTCCATAGTACCAGTTCAAGTAACTGAACCTGTCGCTGGAGTTATTGAAGCAGGACGCTGGCTTAATATAAGCAGCTTAAGTGCTCAATCGTTATTTGGTGCAATTGTTACTTCTTTGTTGACCGTCGAGATATTTCGCTTTTTTATCAAAAGGGACATACGGATTAAATTGCCAGATAGTGTACCGCCGATGGTTGCCAATTCATTTACTGCATTAATCCCAACCCTCTGTGTTATTGTGTTGTTTTGGCTTATACGCCATGTATTACATTTTGACATTAACTCAGTCATTACGTTGCTCATATCACCATTAAAAGACTTTTTAGTTGGAAATAGTCTGTTTGGCGGATTATTAACGATTTTCTTGGTTGTCTTTTTCTGGGCGCTTGGAATTCACGGACCTGCCATTATGGGCCCAATCATAAGACCAATGTGGGATGCGAGTATTCTTGAGAATATGGAAGTATTTGCTTCAACTGGTGATGCTTATAATCTGCCAACTTTATTTACAGAGCAATTTATTCAATGGTTTGTTTGGATTGGCGGGGCAGGATCAACATTAGCACTTGTAGTGTTATTCATGTTCTCAAAAGCAACATTCTTAAAGGAATTAGGAAAATTATCATTCTTACCTGGATTGTTTAACATTAATGAACCGATTATTTTCGGGGCGCCGATTGTTATGAACCCGATCTTAATTATTCCATTTATCCTTGCACCAATTGTAAACGGAATTGTCTCTTACCTGTTTTTTCAATTCCATTTGATTCCGATGATTATGGCGAAACTCCCGTTTACGGTACCAGCGCCAATTGCGGCAATTATAAGTACAGATTGGACGATTATGGCAGGCGTATTAGTTATTCTGAACTTCTGTATCTCACTTGCTATCTATTTTCCATTCTTTAAAATGTTTGAAAAGCAGCACTTAGAGCAAGAAAAAGAACAATCTCAATCTAAAACGGCGTAA
- a CDS encoding sugar porter family MFS transporter gives METGKGKKDPKKNLRLITIVATFGGLLFGYDTGVINGALPFMAQPDQLNLTPFTEGLVASSLVLGAAIGSIFGGKLSDNKGHRKTILYLAILFFFAALGCVVAPNTTIMILFRFLLGLAVGGASVSIPSYLAEMSPAERRGRLVTQNELMIVTGQFLAYVFNAVIGNTFDEAGHVWRYMLVIATLPAVALWLGVLILPESPRWLASKGRIGEALKTLRQIREGASAEKELKNIEVSITEMKNTKKVTFKDLRIPWIKKIIVLGIGIGAISQLVGINSIMYYGTQILQNSGFGTKAALIGNVANGLISLVAVIIGMSIMHKVNRRSMFLAGLIGVTAALILIGISTLLLADSPSLPYIVLSMTCVYLAFFQGAVGPMTWLTLSEIFPARIRGIGMGMAVLFLWLFNFLVGLFFPVLLDSVGLSATFFLFAVFAIGGIVFIGKYLPETRGLSLEQIEENFKQS, from the coding sequence ATGGAAACAGGGAAAGGCAAAAAAGATCCTAAAAAAAATCTCCGGTTAATTACCATTGTTGCGACCTTTGGAGGACTGCTGTTTGGGTATGATACGGGTGTTATTAACGGAGCGCTCCCATTTATGGCCCAGCCTGACCAGCTTAACTTAACTCCTTTTACAGAAGGTTTAGTCGCAAGTTCACTTGTCCTTGGTGCAGCGATTGGTTCCATCTTTGGGGGGAAACTGTCAGATAATAAAGGTCACAGAAAAACAATTCTTTATTTAGCCATTTTGTTCTTCTTCGCAGCACTCGGCTGTGTTGTAGCCCCAAATACAACAATCATGATTTTATTCCGATTTCTGTTAGGGCTTGCGGTTGGCGGAGCATCGGTTAGCATTCCATCTTATCTTGCAGAAATGTCACCTGCAGAACGCCGAGGAAGATTAGTAACCCAAAATGAATTAATGATTGTCACTGGCCAATTTCTTGCCTATGTTTTTAATGCTGTTATCGGAAATACCTTTGACGAAGCAGGCCATGTCTGGCGATATATGCTGGTTATTGCTACACTTCCAGCTGTCGCCTTATGGTTAGGGGTGCTTATTTTGCCAGAAAGCCCACGCTGGCTCGCATCCAAAGGTAGAATCGGAGAAGCGCTTAAAACGTTAAGACAAATTCGTGAAGGAGCTTCCGCAGAAAAGGAATTAAAAAATATAGAAGTAAGCATCACTGAAATGAAAAATACCAAAAAGGTTACCTTTAAAGATTTAAGGATTCCTTGGATCAAAAAAATTATTGTCCTCGGGATTGGAATTGGAGCGATTTCCCAATTAGTAGGCATCAATTCCATTATGTACTATGGCACACAAATACTTCAAAATTCAGGGTTTGGGACAAAGGCAGCATTAATAGGAAATGTCGCAAATGGTTTAATCTCCTTAGTTGCCGTCATTATCGGCATGTCCATCATGCATAAAGTCAATAGACGCTCCATGTTTCTGGCAGGGTTAATTGGTGTTACAGCAGCACTTATTTTAATCGGAATTTCTACACTGCTTCTTGCGGATTCCCCAAGTTTGCCATATATAGTCCTTTCCATGACATGCGTTTATTTAGCTTTCTTCCAAGGAGCAGTCGGCCCGATGACATGGCTCACATTATCTGAGATTTTTCCAGCCAGAATCAGGGGCATAGGAATGGGAATGGCAGTCTTGTTTCTCTGGCTTTTCAATTTCTTAGTAGGCTTATTCTTCCCTGTTCTATTAGACAGTGTCGGCTTATCGGCAACCTTCTTCTTATTCGCTGTATTTGCAATCGGAGGGATTGTGTTTATAGGCAAGTATTTACCGGAAACTAGAGGATTGTCGTTAGAGCAGATTGAGGAGAATTTTAAACAGAGCTAA
- a CDS encoding sugar phosphate isomerase/epimerase family protein, whose protein sequence is MNMKVGTAPDSWGVWFPQNDKQIPWERCLNEMAAAGYEGIELGPWGYLPNSYPQLKQELEKRSLSLTATTLVGDLTSEEKTQEMITLLDEMADLQLKFPTAKYVVLIDDCYTDLFSGELIRQQILNEEEWRSFIRNVEQIRNHAKSTYGLEVVFHPHAQSHVETEEQIERLLQDTDINLCLDTGHHAYADGDPVAFMRKHNKRIPYLHIKSCNLKVRERMQKENWSFAKAVSEDIMCEPELGVVDMEAFFEVLSDINYNGWAVVEQDMYPAPFDKPYPIAKRTSEYLKTISNSINVK, encoded by the coding sequence ATGAATATGAAAGTAGGCACAGCACCTGATTCATGGGGAGTCTGGTTTCCGCAAAATGATAAACAGATTCCGTGGGAACGCTGTTTGAATGAAATGGCAGCGGCTGGCTATGAGGGAATTGAGCTTGGTCCATGGGGCTATCTTCCAAATAGTTATCCACAATTAAAGCAAGAGCTTGAAAAGCGCAGCTTAAGTCTAACTGCAACAACTTTAGTCGGTGATCTCACTTCTGAAGAGAAAACTCAAGAAATGATTACCCTTTTAGATGAAATGGCCGATCTTCAGCTGAAGTTTCCAACGGCAAAATATGTTGTATTAATTGATGATTGTTATACAGACCTGTTTTCTGGCGAACTTATCCGTCAGCAGATTTTAAATGAAGAGGAATGGCGCTCATTCATCCGCAATGTGGAGCAAATAAGAAACCATGCAAAATCAACATATGGTTTGGAAGTAGTCTTTCATCCACATGCCCAAAGCCATGTTGAGACAGAGGAGCAAATCGAAAGACTTCTGCAGGATACAGACATAAATCTATGCTTAGATACAGGACATCACGCTTATGCAGATGGTGATCCAGTTGCATTCATGCGCAAACACAATAAGCGTATTCCATATCTTCACATAAAAAGCTGTAATCTTAAGGTAAGGGAAAGAATGCAAAAAGAAAACTGGTCATTTGCTAAAGCAGTGAGTGAAGATATAATGTGTGAACCTGAATTAGGGGTAGTAGACATGGAAGCATTTTTCGAAGTATTGAGTGATATCAACTATAATGGCTGGGCAGTTGTCGAGCAGGATATGTATCCAGCACCATTTGATAAGCCGTATCCAATCGCAAAGCGGACAAGTGAGTATTTAAAGACAATTTCTAACTCAATTAATGTCAAATAA
- a CDS encoding Gfo/Idh/MocA family protein — protein sequence MEIRIGLIGAGWMGRAHTNSFVNALLNFGPEYGKPVFEVVSDVSAEAAKKASETLGYAKWTTDWKEVVTDKSIDIVDIATPNAFHYEIAKVALENGKHVYCEKPLTLSSEQSLELAEIAKANGVVNYVGYNNVMNPASCYIKELVDAGKLGDIVGFFGTYAQDSLLDPDLPITWRHINKYSGSGALGDLGSHLLSVSQFILGNIESVNATSKTIFKQRPAAPGSLSLAEVENEDIIAILTNYENGALGTISSSRIAAGRKNYLSYEIQGTKGTVQYSLERMNEVNVYFTSDNSADRGFRTVFLGPDHKGYSAFYPAAGIAIGYNDMKVLEAHELLSALSRGTAYACDFAFGAQIDKTVDAILESAAQQQWVRVNEKGGVIA from the coding sequence ATGGAAATTAGAATTGGATTAATTGGAGCAGGTTGGATGGGGAGAGCTCATACGAATTCGTTTGTAAACGCTTTATTGAACTTTGGTCCTGAATATGGCAAGCCAGTTTTTGAGGTAGTATCAGATGTTAGTGCAGAAGCAGCCAAAAAAGCCAGTGAGACATTAGGTTATGCAAAATGGACAACTGACTGGAAGGAAGTGGTCACTGACAAAAGTATTGACATTGTCGATATTGCAACACCAAATGCATTTCACTATGAAATTGCAAAGGTGGCACTAGAGAACGGCAAGCATGTTTACTGTGAAAAACCTTTAACTTTATCAAGTGAGCAATCATTAGAGCTTGCTGAAATCGCGAAGGCAAATGGTGTTGTTAACTATGTTGGCTACAATAATGTAATGAATCCAGCAAGCTGCTATATTAAAGAATTAGTAGACGCAGGGAAGCTAGGGGACATCGTCGGGTTCTTCGGGACTTATGCGCAAGATAGCCTGCTCGATCCAGACTTGCCTATTACTTGGAGACATATTAATAAATATTCCGGATCAGGTGCACTTGGCGATTTAGGCTCTCACTTATTAAGTGTTTCCCAGTTTATTTTGGGAAATATTGAAAGCGTTAACGCAACATCAAAAACAATATTTAAGCAAAGACCAGCAGCTCCCGGTTCGTTATCATTAGCAGAAGTAGAAAATGAAGATATCATTGCCATCCTCACAAACTATGAAAACGGAGCGCTCGGCACAATTTCTTCCAGTAGAATTGCAGCGGGACGAAAAAATTACTTATCGTATGAAATCCAAGGTACAAAAGGAACTGTTCAATATTCTTTAGAGCGTATGAATGAAGTAAATGTGTATTTTACTTCAGATAATAGTGCTGACAGAGGCTTCCGAACAGTATTTTTAGGTCCTGATCATAAAGGGTATAGTGCGTTTTATCCAGCGGCTGGCATTGCGATTGGCTATAACGATATGAAAGTGTTAGAGGCGCATGAATTGCTGTCAGCACTTTCAAGAGGCACTGCTTATGCTTGCGATTTTGCATTTGGCGCACAAATCGATAAAACGGTTGATGCTATTTTAGAATCAGCAGCACAGCAGCAATGGGTTCGTGTGAATGAAAAAGGAGGGGTAATCGCATGA
- a CDS encoding AraC family transcriptional regulator, translated as MVEKGVLSQSKMYFHTPSDFAKDALFYLSYSGTFCCSNEYIVERNNWNSYLFMIVKKGKMRIFYEEKEYIASENSFVFLNCYKPHKYQAEEETVFDWIHFSGNASEAYYNLLYEANGCVFSIANNYVIQDYMTSILHAAKENHVEEDAVSIYIHKILYELKKKSSEVDSLQFKSILEAINYIESSFHTQIKLEDIANCAGLSPYHFSRVFKKHLNCSPYQYLINFRINHAKELLHNTDLSIQEITFECGFNSVPHFIKIFKEHTELTPKKFRNLPF; from the coding sequence ATGGTGGAAAAAGGTGTTTTATCACAATCGAAAATGTATTTTCATACCCCTAGTGATTTTGCGAAAGATGCACTTTTCTATTTATCTTACTCTGGTACATTCTGCTGTAGTAACGAATACATCGTGGAGCGGAACAATTGGAACAGCTATCTATTTATGATTGTAAAGAAAGGAAAAATGCGAATCTTTTATGAGGAAAAGGAATATATCGCTTCAGAAAACTCCTTTGTTTTTCTAAACTGCTATAAACCGCATAAATACCAAGCCGAGGAAGAAACTGTATTTGATTGGATTCATTTTTCTGGCAATGCGAGTGAAGCTTATTATAATCTCCTTTATGAGGCAAACGGCTGTGTTTTTTCGATAGCAAACAATTATGTAATTCAAGATTATATGACTAGTATTCTTCATGCTGCCAAAGAAAATCATGTTGAAGAGGATGCTGTATCAATCTATATTCATAAGATTTTATATGAATTAAAAAAGAAATCAAGTGAAGTCGATTCCTTGCAATTCAAGTCTATCTTAGAGGCAATTAATTACATAGAAAGCTCTTTTCATACCCAGATTAAGCTTGAGGATATTGCAAATTGTGCAGGCTTAAGCCCGTATCATTTTTCACGAGTGTTTAAAAAACATCTGAACTGTTCTCCATATCAATATTTAATTAATTTTCGTATAAATCATGCCAAGGAGCTCTTGCATAACACTGACTTATCTATTCAGGAGATCACCTTTGAATGTGGGTTTAACAGTGTACCACATTTTATTAAAATTTTTAAAGAGCATACAGAGTTAACTCCGAAAAAATTTAGAAATCTGCCGTTTTAA
- a CDS encoding glycoside hydrolase family 32 protein, with product MISTNKLQQAEQAIQNAKKQINNRYRLGFHIMAPANWINDPNGLVQYKGEYHAFYQHHPYDENWGPMHWGHVKSKDLVHWEHLPIALAPTELYEQDGCFSGSAVDDNGILTLIYTGNIFIDKEQDILDQSQCIATSTDGIHFTKETVNPVISKHPAEGSGHFRDPKVWKHEDLWYMIIGTRQEDTGKVVLYKSQDLRTWQYVGVLAESDGTLGYMWECPDFFELGGKHILLFSPQGIEAEGDLYNNLFQTGYLVGDYDYTTNTFKSGSFTELDNGHDFYAVQTLLDDKGRRIAIGWMDMWESSMPTKEDGWCGALTLPRELTLGENNKILMNPVDELSLLRTKQQKVCTDKSLSGSYLVQATQDLIELKLDFNLTKTSAQAIGVKIRGTNQDETKLFYDVEQQKLVLDCSKSGKGEDGVRRTALKAEQQLSLRIFIDRSSIEVFANDGEVTMTSRIYPTEERLGFELFSENGETEVMDFTYWELKDIWE from the coding sequence ATGATATCAACAAATAAACTTCAGCAAGCAGAACAAGCAATCCAAAATGCAAAGAAGCAAATAAATAATCGCTACAGACTTGGCTTTCATATTATGGCACCAGCTAACTGGATTAATGACCCGAATGGCTTAGTTCAATATAAAGGCGAATATCATGCATTCTATCAGCACCATCCATATGATGAAAATTGGGGACCAATGCATTGGGGGCATGTCAAAAGTAAGGATTTAGTGCATTGGGAGCACCTGCCGATAGCACTTGCTCCAACAGAATTGTATGAACAGGATGGCTGTTTCTCAGGAAGTGCTGTTGATGATAATGGCATTCTTACCTTGATATACACAGGCAATATATTTATAGACAAAGAGCAGGATATTCTTGACCAGTCCCAGTGTATTGCGACAAGCACAGATGGCATCCACTTTACAAAAGAAACTGTTAATCCGGTAATCTCCAAGCATCCAGCAGAAGGATCCGGCCACTTCCGTGATCCTAAAGTTTGGAAGCACGAGGATCTCTGGTACATGATTATCGGTACAAGACAGGAAGATACAGGAAAGGTGGTTCTGTATAAATCACAGGATTTACGTACATGGCAATATGTCGGAGTATTAGCTGAAAGTGACGGAACACTTGGCTATATGTGGGAATGCCCAGACTTCTTTGAGCTTGGAGGCAAACATATATTGCTGTTCTCTCCGCAAGGCATCGAAGCAGAAGGCGACTTATACAATAATCTCTTCCAAACAGGCTATTTAGTCGGAGATTACGATTATACAACAAATACATTCAAGTCAGGCAGCTTCACCGAATTAGATAATGGCCATGATTTTTATGCAGTCCAAACCCTTTTAGACGACAAGGGCCGCCGCATTGCAATCGGCTGGATGGATATGTGGGAATCCAGCATGCCAACAAAAGAAGATGGCTGGTGTGGTGCGTTAACATTGCCAAGAGAATTAACACTTGGTGAAAATAACAAAATTCTAATGAATCCTGTCGACGAATTGTCATTATTGCGTACAAAGCAGCAAAAAGTATGTACAGATAAAAGCCTATCTGGAAGCTATCTCGTTCAGGCAACACAGGATTTAATCGAACTAAAACTAGATTTTAATTTAACGAAAACATCCGCACAAGCAATCGGAGTGAAAATTCGCGGCACCAATCAAGATGAAACAAAACTTTTCTATGATGTAGAACAACAAAAGTTAGTGCTAGATTGCTCTAAGTCTGGAAAAGGCGAGGATGGAGTGAGACGAACAGCACTGAAAGCAGAGCAACAGCTTTCGTTAAGAATATTTATCGACAGATCCTCAATAGAAGTATTCGCAAATGATGGAGAAGTTACAATGACAAGCCGCATTTATCCAACAGAAGAAAGATTAGGATTTGAATTGTTTAGCGAAAACGGGGAAACGGAAGTAATGGATTTTACTTATTGGGAATTGAAGGATATTTGGGAATAA
- a CDS encoding MFS transporter, translating to MKGSKRLYWQLSAYFFFFFFTWSSSYSLFSIWLGQEINLNGAETGIIFSVNAIFALCMQPIYGYISDKIGLKKNILFFISLLLVLVGPFYIFVYGPLLQFNVLLGAIVGGLYLGTAFLAGIGAIESYIEKIGRKYQFEYGKSRMWGSLGWAAATFFAGQLFNINPNINFWVASVSAVILVTIIISVKVEMTHHEMERADSVTFKDVGQLFLLRDFWFFMLYVVGVTCVYSVYDQQFPIYYSSLFATEALGNQVFGYLNSFQVFLEAGMMFLAPFIVNKLGAKKSLLLAGFLMAFRIIGSGIVIGPIGISSMKLIHAVELPIMLIAIFKYLAANFDTRLSSILYLVGFQFASQVGASILSPLAGKLYDSIGFRQSYIFMGILVLVFSVISIFTLLNNKKSPVDKPKKLQVIN from the coding sequence ATGAAGGGTTCAAAACGACTGTATTGGCAATTAAGTGCTTATTTTTTCTTTTTCTTTTTCACATGGTCTTCTAGTTATTCTTTGTTTTCGATTTGGTTAGGGCAAGAAATTAACTTGAATGGAGCAGAGACAGGTATTATCTTTTCTGTAAACGCTATCTTCGCACTATGCATGCAGCCGATATATGGGTATATTTCCGATAAAATCGGTCTGAAGAAAAACATTCTGTTTTTCATCAGCTTGCTGCTTGTGCTAGTAGGACCATTCTATATTTTCGTGTATGGACCACTATTACAATTTAATGTATTACTCGGGGCAATAGTCGGAGGCTTATATTTGGGTACTGCCTTTCTTGCTGGTATTGGGGCAATCGAATCGTATATCGAAAAAATTGGCCGTAAATATCAATTTGAGTATGGAAAATCAAGAATGTGGGGCTCTCTCGGCTGGGCAGCAGCAACATTTTTTGCCGGACAGCTTTTCAATATTAACCCAAACATCAACTTCTGGGTTGCTTCTGTCTCTGCCGTCATACTAGTTACGATTATAATCTCTGTTAAGGTAGAAATGACACATCATGAAATGGAACGAGCCGATTCCGTTACATTCAAGGATGTTGGGCAGTTATTTCTGTTAAGAGATTTCTGGTTCTTTATGCTATATGTAGTTGGTGTTACTTGTGTTTATAGCGTTTATGACCAGCAGTTTCCGATTTATTACTCATCTCTCTTTGCCACGGAGGCATTGGGAAATCAAGTGTTTGGCTATTTGAACTCATTTCAGGTGTTTTTAGAAGCGGGCATGATGTTCTTAGCACCGTTCATTGTTAATAAGCTTGGCGCAAAGAAAAGCTTGCTGTTAGCAGGGTTCTTAATGGCATTTCGAATAATCGGCTCAGGTATCGTTATAGGCCCAATCGGAATTTCTTCGATGAAGTTAATTCATGCTGTTGAGCTGCCAATTATGTTAATTGCCATCTTTAAATATTTAGCAGCGAATTTTGATACAAGACTATCGTCCATTTTATATTTAGTCGGCTTTCAGTTTGCCTCACAGGTTGGTGCATCGATCCTATCGCCGTTAGCAGGCAAATTATATGACAGCATTGGCTTCAGACAGTCGTATATATTTATGGGCATATTAGTTCTAGTCTTTTCCGTTATTTCCATTTTCACACTATTAAATAATAAAAAATCACCGGTTGATAAACCGAAAAAACTACAAGTGATCAATTAG
- a CDS encoding LacI family DNA-binding transcriptional regulator, giving the protein MKPKIEDVAKLAGVSPTTVSRVLNNRGYISDKTRDKVQQAMNELNYFPNDVARTLFNKRSNLIGLILPTTANPFFGELTFHIENICASLGYKVLLCNSLNQVDKEEKYLEMLLRNQVDGIIVGTHNRGILDYHKQGLAVVAIDRYLSETIPVVSSDNYEGGKIATELLIQNQCHCIVLIDGIGELETPARLRRKAYIDLMQQHGKNPIIYEIAEVFEQNSYIHIINNLFAEHPEVDGVFATNDLFAAAFLNEAKKRDKPLKVVGYDGTETLRTLLPELTTIKQPIKSLAETAINILIKEIEEESPDLPLETRLPIQLLKGTTA; this is encoded by the coding sequence ATGAAGCCTAAAATAGAAGATGTGGCGAAGCTGGCCGGTGTATCGCCAACAACGGTTTCAAGGGTTTTAAACAACCGTGGATACATAAGTGATAAAACAAGGGATAAGGTTCAACAAGCAATGAATGAGCTAAACTATTTCCCTAATGATGTCGCAAGGACGTTATTTAATAAGCGTTCCAATTTGATTGGCTTAATATTGCCGACAACTGCTAACCCTTTTTTCGGGGAGTTGACCTTTCATATTGAGAATATTTGTGCATCGCTCGGCTATAAAGTACTGCTTTGTAACAGTTTAAATCAAGTAGACAAGGAAGAAAAATATTTAGAAATGCTGTTAAGAAATCAAGTGGACGGTATTATTGTCGGCACACATAATCGTGGAATCCTTGACTATCATAAACAAGGCTTGGCAGTTGTGGCAATTGATCGCTATTTATCAGAAACCATTCCAGTTGTCAGTTCTGATAACTACGAGGGCGGAAAAATAGCAACAGAATTATTAATACAAAATCAGTGCCACTGTATTGTCTTAATTGATGGCATCGGTGAATTAGAAACACCAGCAAGACTGCGCAGAAAGGCTTATATTGACTTAATGCAACAACACGGAAAAAACCCAATTATTTATGAAATTGCGGAGGTTTTTGAGCAAAATAGCTATATACATATAATAAATAATCTATTTGCAGAGCATCCAGAGGTAGATGGGGTGTTTGCAACAAATGATTTATTTGCGGCAGCATTTTTGAATGAAGCGAAAAAGCGAGACAAACCTTTGAAAGTAGTCGGTTATGACGGAACAGAAACGCTTCGTACGTTACTGCCTGAACTAACAACCATCAAGCAGCCGATTAAGAGCTTAGCGGAAACAGCAATCAATATATTAATAAAGGAAATTGAAGAAGAATCTCCAGATTTACCTTTAGAAACAAGACTTCCTATCCAATTATTAAAGGGAACGACAGCTTAA